From the genome of Candidatus Cloacimonadaceae bacterium, one region includes:
- a CDS encoding carboxyl transferase domain-containing protein, translating to MLSTKDAIQKLLDKEQKILKMGGDKAIEKQKQGGKLTARERLDLLFDPGTFRELDMFVQHRCDNFGMEKIDIPSDGVITGHGMINGRPVFAFSQDFTSRGGSLGEMHAAKICKVMDMALKSGVPIVGINDSGGARIQEGVDALKGYGDIFFRNSRASGVIPQITAIMGPCAGGAVYSPAMNDFVFMVKNTSFMFITGPDVIRAVTGEETTQEELGGAMSHNSKSGNAHFACESDADAISRIKSLLSFLPSNNMEDPPRVMSGDDPWRLCPELDEIIPDSPKISYDMRDIIHSLADGGLFFEPHEYYAQNLIIGFSRLNGRVVGIVANQPTVLAGCLDIDASDKATRFIRFCDAFNIPLLTLVDVPGYLPGTEQEWNGIIRHGAKLLWCYSEATVPKLTVVTRKNYGGSYIAMSSRHLGADMVFAWPGSEIAVMGAQGAANIIFRKEIAEAEDKVAKRAEMIAIYEEQFNNPYAAASRGYVDAVIRPSETRKRLIDALEILCTKSESLPPKKHGNIPT from the coding sequence ATGCTTTCGACTAAGGACGCGATCCAAAAGCTCTTGGACAAAGAACAAAAGATCCTGAAGATGGGTGGAGACAAAGCGATCGAGAAACAAAAACAAGGCGGCAAACTGACCGCCCGCGAACGCCTTGACCTGCTCTTCGATCCCGGGACTTTCCGCGAGCTGGATATGTTTGTGCAGCATCGCTGCGACAATTTTGGCATGGAGAAGATCGATATCCCATCGGATGGAGTGATCACCGGACACGGCATGATCAACGGACGCCCGGTCTTTGCCTTTTCTCAGGATTTCACTTCCCGCGGCGGCAGTCTCGGTGAAATGCACGCTGCCAAGATTTGCAAGGTCATGGACATGGCTCTCAAAAGCGGAGTGCCGATCGTGGGGATCAACGATTCCGGAGGAGCCCGAATCCAGGAAGGTGTCGATGCTCTCAAAGGCTACGGAGATATCTTTTTCCGCAATTCCCGCGCCAGCGGAGTGATCCCACAGATCACCGCGATTATGGGACCCTGTGCCGGTGGAGCGGTTTATTCACCTGCCATGAACGATTTTGTCTTCATGGTCAAAAACACCAGCTTTATGTTTATCACAGGACCAGATGTTATCCGTGCGGTCACCGGTGAGGAAACCACCCAGGAAGAGCTTGGCGGCGCGATGTCCCACAACAGCAAAAGCGGAAATGCCCATTTTGCCTGTGAAAGCGACGCGGATGCCATCTCCCGGATCAAAAGCCTTTTGAGCTTTTTGCCCTCGAACAACATGGAGGACCCTCCCCGAGTAATGTCCGGTGACGATCCCTGGCGCCTTTGCCCCGAACTTGATGAGATCATACCGGACAGCCCCAAGATCAGTTATGACATGCGCGACATCATCCACAGCCTAGCGGACGGCGGATTGTTTTTCGAGCCGCATGAGTATTATGCCCAAAACTTGATCATCGGCTTTTCACGCTTGAATGGACGCGTAGTGGGCATCGTTGCCAACCAGCCGACCGTGCTTGCCGGCTGTCTCGATATCGATGCTTCGGACAAAGCCACCCGTTTCATCCGATTTTGCGATGCTTTCAACATCCCGCTCCTGACCCTTGTGGACGTGCCTGGTTATTTGCCAGGCACAGAGCAGGAATGGAACGGCATCATCCGTCACGGCGCCAAACTGCTGTGGTGCTATTCCGAAGCCACGGTACCAAAGCTCACGGTGGTCACCCGTAAAAACTATGGCGGATCATATATTGCCATGAGCAGCAGACACTTGGGCGCGGACATGGTTTTTGCCTGGCCAGGTTCCGAGATCGCTGTCATGGGTGCCCAGGGCGCAGCCAACATCATATTTCGCAAGGAAATAGCCGAAGCGGAAGACAAGGTAGCCAAGCGCGCGGAAATGATCGCCATCTATGAAGAGCAATTCAATAATCCTTATGCGGCTGCTTCCCGAGGCTATGTCGATGCCGTGATCCGTCCTTCCGAAACGCGCAAACGCCTCATCGACGCCCTCGAGATCCTTTGCACCAAGAGTGAATCTCTTCCTCCCAAAAAACACGGAAATATCCCCACATAG
- a CDS encoding insulinase family protein → MNRKRLFTLLMLFGLMLTTLTAIIPNENRSIPLPRDPELMSGKLTNGLTYYIMANGNPKNRAELRLFVNAGSVNEDSDQLGLAHFTEHMAFNGTKNFAKSEMVDYLSSIGMGYHSGLNGMTSYDFTVYMFKLPTDDLEKMRKGMLILSDMAHQVSFEPVEIERERGVIIEEWRLGQSAQSRISNAQNAVRFAGSRYAERSPIGTYEVLSTFDHDTLKRYYRDWYRPDNQSVVIIGDFDPSAMLALVQEYFGKIPARENPRPLEHFFAEENIAPQIVVTADREFPMTILNVMWKKPVEPMQSFGDYHDKLRSNLYYSMFNTRLEEHSKSADPPFSFAYSYDEPLIRTLSAATVFAVVTEGKTEAALRTILAEADRIERRGFVQSEFDRAKIKTLRAAVQAVAEKKTRESDDMTWSLFGTLAHGYAALSPEQEETLIKSLLDSITLEEVNAVAAQLISDKNMFVSLAAPDKKSAVYPTEAELLAIVNSVSGSETAEYADQIVDEPIIAQIPTPGKIKSETLIRRSGVSRWTLSNGIVVYAKKTNFKNDEVLLTAISPGGYSQQPESEIAAGQMLSDYVMEGGFGNFDSVSLSKALAGKVADISLSLGLNSEGFNASCSPQDLELMFQMLHQYGVNPRFEQKSFNSFVQRNRSRYQDRMLNPENVFFNELNAASYNYHPYRKSTTAEDIDQITLEQMRGMFTERYADFSDFTFFVVGNYDEALLKDYLKTYVATLPAKGRMERYKDVGMRTVKGHKEIVFYKGESDRSFVSHFISGDFRFSDENSVSMSALVYVLNEKLRENIRELRSGVYFIQAWNGLDIYPKPFYTLQTVMACSPERVEELNLAIFATMDSIRAGAFDDKYVAAARATLQKSYEERIRTNNYWLYSMQTNLWRKRPLDGFLNLPALYAKLDKATIVQAANRYLSFDKNRLTMIMLPEQKSE, encoded by the coding sequence CTCCGTGAACGAAGATTCCGATCAGCTCGGCTTGGCACATTTCACCGAACACATGGCTTTCAACGGCACGAAAAACTTTGCCAAAAGCGAGATGGTGGATTATCTCAGCTCCATCGGCATGGGCTATCACAGCGGGCTGAACGGGATGACCAGCTATGATTTCACCGTCTATATGTTCAAGCTGCCGACAGATGACCTGGAAAAAATGCGCAAGGGCATGCTGATCCTCTCCGACATGGCGCATCAAGTGAGTTTCGAACCCGTGGAGATCGAACGCGAACGCGGAGTCATCATCGAGGAATGGCGCCTTGGGCAAAGCGCTCAAAGCCGCATCAGCAACGCACAAAACGCAGTTCGCTTTGCCGGTTCGCGCTATGCTGAACGCTCACCCATCGGCACCTATGAGGTGCTCAGCACCTTTGATCATGATACTTTGAAACGCTATTACCGGGATTGGTATCGTCCGGACAACCAAAGCGTCGTGATCATTGGAGATTTTGATCCCTCTGCGATGCTGGCACTGGTGCAGGAATACTTTGGCAAGATTCCGGCACGGGAAAATCCCCGTCCCCTGGAACACTTTTTCGCTGAGGAAAATATTGCCCCGCAGATCGTTGTGACCGCGGATCGCGAATTTCCGATGACGATCCTGAACGTGATGTGGAAAAAACCCGTGGAACCGATGCAGTCTTTTGGGGATTATCATGATAAGCTGCGCAGCAACCTCTATTACAGCATGTTCAACACCCGTCTGGAAGAGCATAGCAAGAGTGCCGATCCGCCTTTTTCCTTTGCCTATTCCTATGATGAACCGCTGATCCGCACGCTTTCCGCCGCCACGGTTTTTGCAGTAGTGACCGAGGGAAAAACTGAAGCGGCGCTGAGAACGATCCTCGCCGAAGCGGATAGAATCGAACGCCGGGGCTTTGTGCAAAGCGAATTTGACCGTGCCAAGATCAAGACACTCCGTGCTGCCGTGCAAGCTGTTGCAGAAAAGAAAACCCGGGAATCAGACGATATGACCTGGAGTCTCTTTGGCACGCTCGCGCATGGATATGCAGCGCTCAGTCCCGAACAGGAGGAAACCCTGATCAAAAGCCTGCTGGATTCGATCACTTTGGAAGAAGTGAACGCCGTCGCCGCGCAACTGATCTCGGATAAAAACATGTTTGTCTCGCTCGCCGCGCCGGATAAGAAAAGCGCCGTCTATCCCACGGAGGCGGAACTCCTGGCGATCGTCAATTCCGTTTCCGGGTCGGAGACTGCGGAATATGCCGATCAGATTGTGGACGAACCGATCATTGCACAGATACCCACGCCCGGAAAGATCAAATCCGAAACGCTCATTCGCCGCAGCGGAGTTTCAAGATGGACACTCTCCAACGGCATCGTCGTCTATGCCAAAAAGACCAATTTCAAAAACGACGAAGTGTTGCTCACAGCCATCAGCCCCGGTGGCTATTCCCAACAACCAGAATCCGAGATTGCGGCTGGGCAAATGCTTTCCGACTATGTAATGGAAGGCGGTTTCGGCAATTTTGATTCCGTCTCGCTTAGCAAAGCTCTTGCCGGAAAGGTTGCGGACATATCGCTCTCCCTGGGACTGAATTCGGAAGGTTTCAACGCAAGCTGCTCTCCGCAGGATCTGGAACTGATGTTTCAGATGCTGCATCAATATGGCGTCAATCCGCGGTTTGAACAAAAAAGCTTCAATTCCTTTGTCCAACGCAACCGTTCGAGATATCAGGATCGCATGCTGAACCCGGAAAACGTGTTTTTCAACGAACTCAATGCCGCGTCCTACAACTATCATCCCTACAGGAAATCGACCACGGCGGAGGATATTGATCAGATCACGCTGGAACAAATGCGCGGTATGTTTACAGAGCGCTATGCCGATTTTTCTGATTTTACTTTCTTTGTGGTGGGAAATTATGATGAAGCACTGCTCAAAGACTACCTGAAAACCTACGTCGCCACCCTTCCCGCAAAGGGGAGAATGGAACGCTACAAAGACGTCGGCATGCGCACCGTCAAGGGTCATAAGGAAATCGTCTTTTACAAGGGAGAGAGCGACCGCAGCTTTGTATCGCATTTCATTAGCGGGGATTTTCGTTTCTCGGATGAGAACAGTGTAAGCATGAGCGCGCTCGTCTATGTGCTGAATGAAAAGCTGCGCGAAAACATCCGCGAACTGCGCAGCGGAGTCTATTTCATCCAAGCTTGGAACGGTTTGGACATATATCCAAAGCCTTTTTACACGCTACAGACCGTGATGGCTTGCTCGCCGGAACGGGTGGAGGAGCTCAACCTTGCCATCTTTGCCACCATGGACAGCATCCGTGCCGGCGCCTTTGACGACAAATATGTAGCCGCTGCCCGCGCCACCTTGCAAAAGAGCTATGAAGAACGCATCCGCACCAATAACTACTGGCTCTATTCGATGCAAACCAACCTCTGGAGAAAGCGCCCACTCGATGGTTTTCTCAATTTGCCGGCTCTCTATGCCAAGCTCGACAAAGCGACGATCGTTCAGGCGGCAAACCGCTATTTGAGCTTTGATAAAAATAGACTGACCATGATCATGCTGCCGGAGCAAAAAAGTGAATAG
- a CDS encoding DUF2341 domain-containing protein, producing the protein MKLKSIIIFILMLGIVSSSYAAWWYSKDQVISQLANAGTDYQVRVIAHYGAGSSIGENVYLNSNGRTDFGDVRFFEGITPLNYWMESMTTSSVAVFWVKLAGNLSLGAVTLTIKYGNPTATTTSNGDNTLYFLR; encoded by the coding sequence ATGAAACTCAAGTCAATTATCATATTTATTCTAATGCTCGGAATCGTTTCGAGTAGCTACGCAGCGTGGTGGTATTCAAAAGATCAGGTGATCAGCCAATTGGCGAATGCCGGCACCGACTATCAGGTGCGGGTCATCGCCCATTATGGAGCTGGCTCCAGCATCGGTGAGAATGTCTATTTGAATAGCAACGGCCGCACAGATTTTGGTGATGTCCGTTTCTTTGAGGGCATCACACCACTGAATTATTGGATGGAATCCATGACAACCAGCTCTGTGGCAGTTTTTTGGGTAAAGCTCGCCGGCAACTTGAGCTTGGGTGCCGTCACGCTTACAATCAAGTATGGCAACCCGACGGCTACCACCACTTCCAATGGGGACAACACCTTATATTTTCTTCGATGA
- a CDS encoding FlgD immunoglobulin-like domain containing protein produces the protein MGVYPRIEGDSYLRCGGGVISAPYGHTVLGSSATYAGFLNNAVEYRYRVSSNAISELSVRGNFAANTGYKVRSDQRTGEGQSVLKPPYTAWAFIPGSLADGVVPAANVWYRGTTTVYGTGTDFLKLYRDGILRRTTTDSQYTSAGQISLQNHYGSYSDYDWAAVRKFAGSELTRGNWTVEFTVPVELTSFTAVPHAQNYIVLHWVTQSETDVMGFYIYRNTINDIGTAFRVSPLITATNTSSQTSYQYEDNEVTPGMWYYWLQNIDFNGNDAFHGPVLCTLTDGNNGGSVPDLPLFSGIEAIYPNPFNPSAMISYNVSSPSAVNVHIYNSRGQLVRTYNEGNKDRGRFSVVWNGVDASGSDCPTGIYLIRLTVGKNVFSRKAAMVK, from the coding sequence GTGGGCGTTTATCCTCGCATCGAAGGTGATTCATACCTCAGGTGCGGTGGTGGAGTAATTTCCGCTCCCTACGGTCACACTGTGCTTGGTTCTTCTGCAACCTATGCGGGTTTTTTAAACAACGCAGTGGAATATCGCTATCGAGTTTCCTCGAATGCAATCAGTGAGTTGAGCGTTCGTGGCAATTTCGCAGCAAATACCGGATACAAGGTTCGTAGCGACCAAAGAACGGGGGAAGGTCAGAGTGTTCTGAAACCCCCATACACGGCCTGGGCTTTTATTCCGGGTTCCTTGGCTGACGGTGTTGTTCCCGCCGCAAATGTTTGGTATAGGGGAACCACCACTGTTTATGGCACTGGCACGGATTTTCTGAAGCTTTACCGGGATGGTATCCTGAGGAGGACTACTACCGATTCACAGTACACATCCGCCGGTCAAATATCGCTGCAAAATCACTATGGATCATATTCAGATTATGATTGGGCGGCGGTGCGCAAATTTGCCGGATCTGAACTCACGCGCGGAAACTGGACTGTCGAGTTTACCGTCCCCGTCGAACTCACCTCTTTCACAGCCGTGCCCCACGCTCAGAACTATATCGTTCTGCATTGGGTGACGCAATCTGAGACCGATGTGATGGGCTTCTATATCTACCGCAATACGATCAATGACATCGGCACTGCTTTTCGTGTGAGCCCACTGATCACGGCAACCAACACTTCCAGCCAAACCTCCTATCAATATGAGGACAACGAGGTCACTCCCGGTATGTGGTATTATTGGCTGCAAAACATCGATTTCAACGGCAATGATGCCTTTCATGGTCCTGTCTTATGCACCTTGACTGACGGCAACAACGGTGGCTCGGTTCCCGATCTGCCATTGTTCTCCGGCATCGAGGCGATCTATCCCAATCCCTTCAATCCCAGTGCCATGATCTCTTACAATGTTTCAAGCCCTTCCGCAGTGAACGTCCACATCTACAACTCCCGCGGACAGCTCGTGCGCACGTACAACGAAGGTAACAAAGATCGCGGACGATTCAGTGTCGTCTGGAACGGTGTGGATGCATCCGGTTCCGACTGCCCCACAGGAATATATCTTATTCGCTTGACTGTCGGCAAAAACGTCTTCAGCCGCAAAGCCGCAATGGTGAAATAA